Proteins encoded by one window of Lepeophtheirus salmonis chromosome 3, UVic_Lsal_1.4, whole genome shotgun sequence:
- the LOC121115115 gene encoding ribonuclease H1 isoform X5, protein MGKSKSGGYYAVARGRNVGIYNSWSECRSSVDGFGGARYKKFYSKADAEKFVKEESAKEPLTGETSNIFSSNQTSKSGPYYAIACGHEVGVFDSWSKCRSLVDGFDRARYKKFSSREEAEKFVKEEAAKDAWTGEKSNNLRKNHMKIENESGFSVDNTDWTYSKDKGYYMNDDGWVKVFTDGACSNNGGIGARAGIGVFFGINSGKNISEPVSRNNQTNNSAEIQAISQAIKRVKDDGLKKIVIYTDSKFAINSVEDWVPKWKKNGWKKSCGGHVINKNDFCELEDIKEGMTVKFIHVRGHKGIEGNEHADELARNGAK, encoded by the exons ATGGGTAAATCTAAATCGGGTGGATATTATGCAGTTGCACGTGGGCGTAACGTGGGTATATACAACTCTTGGTCAGAATGCCGTTCTTCAGTGGACGGATTTGGTGGAGCACggtataaaaagttttacagTAAAGCAGATGCTGAAAAATTTGTTAAGGAAGAGAGTGCTAAAGAACCGTTGACTGGAGAAACTTCGAATATATTTAGCAGTAACCAAACTTCCAAGTCAGGCCCTTATTACGCAATTGCATGTGGACATGAAGTGGGTGTATTCGATTCTTGGTCAAAATGCCGTTCTTTAGTGGACGGATTTGATAGAGCACGCTATAAAAAATTCTCGAGTCGAGAAGAAGCTGAAAAATTTGTGAAGGAAGAGGCTGCTAAAGATGCATGGACTGGAGaaaagtcaaataatttaaggaAGAACcatatgaaaattgaaaatgaaagtggATTTTCAGTTGATAACACTGATTGGACTTACTCTAAag ataAGGGGTATTATATGAATGACGATGGATGGGTTAAAGTTTTCACAGATGGAGCTTGTTCTAATAATGGAGGAATAGGGGCGAGGGCAGGAATTGGTGTATTTTTTGGCATTAATAGTGGAAAGAACATTTCAGAGCCTGTCTCGAGAAATAATCAAACAAACAATAGTGCAGAAATTCAAGCTATATCTCAAGCTATCAAAAGAGTTAAGGACGATGGACTAAAGAAAATAGTCATCTATACAGATTCTAAATTTGCGATAAATTCAGTAGAAGACTGGGTGCCtaaatggaagaaaaatggTTGGAAGAAATCCTGTGGAGGACATGtgataaacaaaaatgatttttgtgaaTTAGAGGACATAAAAGAAGGAATGACGGTTAAATTTATCCATGTTCGGGGTCATAAAGGTATTGAGGGAAACGAACATGCAGATGAGTTGGCTCGAAATGGTGCTAAATAG
- the LOC121115115 gene encoding ribonuclease H1 isoform X4, translating to MNKVITAIRRAMGKSKSGGYYAVARGRNVGIYNSWSECRSSVDGFGGARYKKFYSKADAEKFVKEESAKEPLTGETSNIFSSNQTSKSGPYYAIACGHEVGVFDSWSKCRSLVDGFDRARYKKFSSREEAEKFVKEEAAKDAWTGEKSNNLRKNHMKIENESGFSVDNTDWTYSKDKGYYMNDDGWVKVFTDGACSNNGGIGARAGIGVFFGINSGKNISEPVSRNNQTNNSAEIQAISQAIKRVKDDGLKKIVIYTDSKFAINSVEDWVPKWKKNGWKKSCGGHVINKNDFCELEDIKEGMTVKFIHVRGHKGIEGNEHADELARNGAK from the exons atgaataag gTTATAACTGCCATACGTAGAGCTATGGGTAAATCTAAATCGGGTGGATATTATGCAGTTGCACGTGGGCGTAACGTGGGTATATACAACTCTTGGTCAGAATGCCGTTCTTCAGTGGACGGATTTGGTGGAGCACggtataaaaagttttacagTAAAGCAGATGCTGAAAAATTTGTTAAGGAAGAGAGTGCTAAAGAACCGTTGACTGGAGAAACTTCGAATATATTTAGCAGTAACCAAACTTCCAAGTCAGGCCCTTATTACGCAATTGCATGTGGACATGAAGTGGGTGTATTCGATTCTTGGTCAAAATGCCGTTCTTTAGTGGACGGATTTGATAGAGCACGCTATAAAAAATTCTCGAGTCGAGAAGAAGCTGAAAAATTTGTGAAGGAAGAGGCTGCTAAAGATGCATGGACTGGAGaaaagtcaaataatttaaggaAGAACcatatgaaaattgaaaatgaaagtggATTTTCAGTTGATAACACTGATTGGACTTACTCTAAag ataAGGGGTATTATATGAATGACGATGGATGGGTTAAAGTTTTCACAGATGGAGCTTGTTCTAATAATGGAGGAATAGGGGCGAGGGCAGGAATTGGTGTATTTTTTGGCATTAATAGTGGAAAGAACATTTCAGAGCCTGTCTCGAGAAATAATCAAACAAACAATAGTGCAGAAATTCAAGCTATATCTCAAGCTATCAAAAGAGTTAAGGACGATGGACTAAAGAAAATAGTCATCTATACAGATTCTAAATTTGCGATAAATTCAGTAGAAGACTGGGTGCCtaaatggaagaaaaatggTTGGAAGAAATCCTGTGGAGGACATGtgataaacaaaaatgatttttgtgaaTTAGAGGACATAAAAGAAGGAATGACGGTTAAATTTATCCATGTTCGGGGTCATAAAGGTATTGAGGGAAACGAACATGCAGATGAGTTGGCTCGAAATGGTGCTAAATAG
- the LOC121115115 gene encoding uncharacterized protein isoform X3, whose product MNKANSCIVRILELVSNPLALSMDCSVELERSCTLLSDSLKKFHEHLHLDLKPSDEEPNILHEVCKKSKDMVQKDLVILGAQSLSFNYWSQRIVGSLLPNDSTLKYSICPLDKMWQNVESIELIAHSFAYIIILNKELLFWLSSHPNVTIGRIIRSPNKTIGLFIGDGKYLNKCHREQLIHFHRWNRVIDANLDCPNTTDRLIKITLERVLSYSNVSGSSFKVISPDEFVSWKRNRLLILIQGLELDINSRVELEIDKGASSVQTFSRYSGQVLEFNMPPICHPTSIELIVDGNSLGRACIKVRDPNSELVLLNSYLNPREASVTQSLGYITLSEAQTSSSSKMRNAYYSVPKSNYDRPPSRIRPITNTIDMYKF is encoded by the exons atgaataag GCGAATTCTTGCATTGTTAGAATATTAGAGTTAGTTTCCAATCCATTGGCATTAAGTATGGACTGCTCAGTGGAATTAGAAAGAAGTTGTACGTTGCTATCGGATTCGTTAAAGAAGTTTCACGAACATCTTCACCTTGACCTTAAACCC AGCGATGAAGAACCGAATATTCTTCATGAAGTTTGCAAAAAGTCCAAAGATATGGTTCAAAAGGATTTAGTCATTCTTGGAGCTCAAAGTTTGAG CTTTAATTATTGGAGTCAAAGAATAGTTGGATCATTACTCCCAAATGACTCGACTCTAAAATACTCTATTTGCCCATTGGATAAGATGTGGCAAAACGTGGAATCCATTGAGTTGATAGCGCATTCATTTGCTTATATCATCATTCTCAATAAGGAACTATTGTTTTGGCTCTctag TCATCCGAATGTAACAATTGGCCGTATTATTCGTTCTCCAAATAAGACCATTGGGCTTTTCATTGGCGATGGaaagtatttgaataaatgtCATAGGGAGCAACTTATACATTTCCACCGTTGGAATCGAGTCATAGATGCAAATTTAGATTGTCCCAATACAACAGATAgacttataaaaattactcttgAAAGAGTTTTGTCATACTCGAATGTGTCGGGCTCTAGTTTTAAAGTTATATCCCCAGATGAATTTGTTTCTTGGAAAAGAAATCGTTTATTAATACTTATACAAGGGCTTGAGCTGGATATTAACTCAAGAGTAGAGTTGGAGATTGACAAAGGTGCATCATCAGTTCAGACATTTAGTCGATATTCGGGACAAG tactTGAGTTCAACATGCCGCCCATTTGTCATCCCACTTCTATTGAGCTGATTGTTGATGGAAACTCACTTGGTCGGGCCTGTATTAAAGTACGGGATCCAAATAGTGAACTTGTTTTGTTGAATTCATATCTTAATCCTCGGGAAGCTTCAGTGACGCAAAGTTTAGGTTATATTACATTGAGTGAGGCTCAAACATCCTCGTCATCCAAAATGAGAAACGCATATTATTCCGTTCCAAAATCCAATTATGATCGACCGCCATCCAGAATTAGACCTATTACAAATACAATTGAcatgtataaattttaa
- the LOC121115115 gene encoding uncharacterized protein isoform X2, protein MNKANSCIVRILELVSNPLALSMDCSVELERSCTLLSDSLKKFHEHLHLDLKPQSDEEPNILHEVCKKSKDMVQKDLVILGAQSLSFNYWSQRIVGSLLPNDSTLKYSICPLDKMWQNVESIELIAHSFAYIIILNKELLFWLSSHPNVTIGRIIRSPNKTIGLFIGDGKYLNKCHREQLIHFHRWNRVIDANLDCPNTTDRLIKITLERVLSYSNVSGSSFKVISPDEFVSWKRNRLLILIQGLELDINSRVELEIDKGASSVQTFSRYSGQVLEFNMPPICHPTSIELIVDGNSLGRACIKVRDPNSELVLLNSYLNPREASVTQSLGYITLSEAQTSSSSKMRNAYYSVPKSNYDRPPSRIRPITNTIDMYKF, encoded by the exons atgaataag GCGAATTCTTGCATTGTTAGAATATTAGAGTTAGTTTCCAATCCATTGGCATTAAGTATGGACTGCTCAGTGGAATTAGAAAGAAGTTGTACGTTGCTATCGGATTCGTTAAAGAAGTTTCACGAACATCTTCACCTTGACCTTAAACCC cAGAGCGATGAAGAACCGAATATTCTTCATGAAGTTTGCAAAAAGTCCAAAGATATGGTTCAAAAGGATTTAGTCATTCTTGGAGCTCAAAGTTTGAG CTTTAATTATTGGAGTCAAAGAATAGTTGGATCATTACTCCCAAATGACTCGACTCTAAAATACTCTATTTGCCCATTGGATAAGATGTGGCAAAACGTGGAATCCATTGAGTTGATAGCGCATTCATTTGCTTATATCATCATTCTCAATAAGGAACTATTGTTTTGGCTCTctag TCATCCGAATGTAACAATTGGCCGTATTATTCGTTCTCCAAATAAGACCATTGGGCTTTTCATTGGCGATGGaaagtatttgaataaatgtCATAGGGAGCAACTTATACATTTCCACCGTTGGAATCGAGTCATAGATGCAAATTTAGATTGTCCCAATACAACAGATAgacttataaaaattactcttgAAAGAGTTTTGTCATACTCGAATGTGTCGGGCTCTAGTTTTAAAGTTATATCCCCAGATGAATTTGTTTCTTGGAAAAGAAATCGTTTATTAATACTTATACAAGGGCTTGAGCTGGATATTAACTCAAGAGTAGAGTTGGAGATTGACAAAGGTGCATCATCAGTTCAGACATTTAGTCGATATTCGGGACAAG tactTGAGTTCAACATGCCGCCCATTTGTCATCCCACTTCTATTGAGCTGATTGTTGATGGAAACTCACTTGGTCGGGCCTGTATTAAAGTACGGGATCCAAATAGTGAACTTGTTTTGTTGAATTCATATCTTAATCCTCGGGAAGCTTCAGTGACGCAAAGTTTAGGTTATATTACATTGAGTGAGGCTCAAACATCCTCGTCATCCAAAATGAGAAACGCATATTATTCCGTTCCAAAATCCAATTATGATCGACCGCCATCCAGAATTAGACCTATTACAAATACAATTGAcatgtataaattttaa
- the LOC121115115 gene encoding uncharacterized protein isoform X1 — translation MNKANSCIVRILELVSNPLALSMDCSVELERSCTLLSDSLKKFHEHLHLDLKPKQSDEEPNILHEVCKKSKDMVQKDLVILGAQSLSFNYWSQRIVGSLLPNDSTLKYSICPLDKMWQNVESIELIAHSFAYIIILNKELLFWLSSHPNVTIGRIIRSPNKTIGLFIGDGKYLNKCHREQLIHFHRWNRVIDANLDCPNTTDRLIKITLERVLSYSNVSGSSFKVISPDEFVSWKRNRLLILIQGLELDINSRVELEIDKGASSVQTFSRYSGQVLEFNMPPICHPTSIELIVDGNSLGRACIKVRDPNSELVLLNSYLNPREASVTQSLGYITLSEAQTSSSSKMRNAYYSVPKSNYDRPPSRIRPITNTIDMYKF, via the exons atgaataag GCGAATTCTTGCATTGTTAGAATATTAGAGTTAGTTTCCAATCCATTGGCATTAAGTATGGACTGCTCAGTGGAATTAGAAAGAAGTTGTACGTTGCTATCGGATTCGTTAAAGAAGTTTCACGAACATCTTCACCTTGACCTTAAACCC aagcAGAGCGATGAAGAACCGAATATTCTTCATGAAGTTTGCAAAAAGTCCAAAGATATGGTTCAAAAGGATTTAGTCATTCTTGGAGCTCAAAGTTTGAG CTTTAATTATTGGAGTCAAAGAATAGTTGGATCATTACTCCCAAATGACTCGACTCTAAAATACTCTATTTGCCCATTGGATAAGATGTGGCAAAACGTGGAATCCATTGAGTTGATAGCGCATTCATTTGCTTATATCATCATTCTCAATAAGGAACTATTGTTTTGGCTCTctag TCATCCGAATGTAACAATTGGCCGTATTATTCGTTCTCCAAATAAGACCATTGGGCTTTTCATTGGCGATGGaaagtatttgaataaatgtCATAGGGAGCAACTTATACATTTCCACCGTTGGAATCGAGTCATAGATGCAAATTTAGATTGTCCCAATACAACAGATAgacttataaaaattactcttgAAAGAGTTTTGTCATACTCGAATGTGTCGGGCTCTAGTTTTAAAGTTATATCCCCAGATGAATTTGTTTCTTGGAAAAGAAATCGTTTATTAATACTTATACAAGGGCTTGAGCTGGATATTAACTCAAGAGTAGAGTTGGAGATTGACAAAGGTGCATCATCAGTTCAGACATTTAGTCGATATTCGGGACAAG tactTGAGTTCAACATGCCGCCCATTTGTCATCCCACTTCTATTGAGCTGATTGTTGATGGAAACTCACTTGGTCGGGCCTGTATTAAAGTACGGGATCCAAATAGTGAACTTGTTTTGTTGAATTCATATCTTAATCCTCGGGAAGCTTCAGTGACGCAAAGTTTAGGTTATATTACATTGAGTGAGGCTCAAACATCCTCGTCATCCAAAATGAGAAACGCATATTATTCCGTTCCAAAATCCAATTATGATCGACCGCCATCCAGAATTAGACCTATTACAAATACAATTGAcatgtataaattttaa